A window from Saprospiraceae bacterium encodes these proteins:
- a CDS encoding alpha-amylase, protein MVVRNFLTFLWVIFLVTACNAPKQLTSHQQKNAFSWSNATVYFLLTDRFNNGDKSNDFNHSKTPAPYRGFMGGDIKGITQKINDGYFEKLGVDAIWMTPLVENITEGVDEGTGFSYGFHGYWTKDWTKIDTRLGTEKDVKDMVEAAHKKGIRILMDAVINHTGPVTATDIQWPDDWVRTSPKCTYKGYNSTITCTLVDNLPDVKTESTLEVQLPPHLVEKWKKEGRYEKELAELDAFFKRTGYPRRPYYYIIKWLTDLIRKYGIDGFRVDTVKHTEEEVWKTLYEESVNAFDTWKKANPSDLQHNQPFFMVGEVYNYNIGSGRNFDFGDKTVDYFANGFDALINFDFKYDATKPATEFFQKYDQLLNGPLKGKSVMNYVSSHDDGSPFDKLRTKTYESATKLLLAPGIAQIYYGDETGRRLDVQAQGDATLRSYMNWEDTGTSQTKDLLVHWQKLGTFRRKHIAIGAGKHTLIEKDVFSRSYSEGNFVDKVIIAVNQLKGNKSIPVSTIFKDGQKLLDHYSGLASEVKNGSAAVNSAFDIVLLEAIR, encoded by the coding sequence ATGGTAGTACGAAATTTCTTGACCTTTTTATGGGTGATTTTTTTAGTTACGGCATGTAATGCGCCAAAACAATTGACAAGTCATCAACAAAAAAATGCATTTTCATGGAGCAATGCTACAGTGTACTTCTTGCTGACAGACAGGTTTAATAACGGCGATAAAAGCAATGATTTTAATCACTCAAAGACTCCTGCTCCATATCGTGGATTTATGGGAGGAGATATAAAAGGGATCACTCAGAAAATAAATGATGGATATTTTGAAAAGCTGGGAGTTGATGCCATCTGGATGACTCCATTGGTAGAGAACATCACGGAAGGCGTTGATGAAGGAACCGGATTTTCCTATGGTTTTCATGGCTACTGGACCAAAGACTGGACTAAAATTGATACCAGACTGGGTACAGAAAAAGATGTCAAAGATATGGTTGAAGCAGCCCACAAAAAAGGCATTCGTATCCTGATGGATGCCGTAATCAATCATACCGGACCTGTTACAGCAACTGATATTCAATGGCCGGATGATTGGGTTAGGACAAGCCCCAAATGCACCTACAAGGGATATAATTCTACTATTACCTGTACACTTGTGGACAATCTCCCTGATGTCAAAACTGAATCTACCCTGGAAGTACAGCTACCACCCCATCTTGTAGAAAAATGGAAAAAGGAAGGAAGATACGAAAAAGAATTAGCAGAACTGGATGCATTTTTCAAGAGAACAGGATATCCGCGCAGACCTTATTATTACATTATAAAATGGCTGACTGACCTCATACGAAAATATGGAATTGATGGTTTCAGGGTAGATACTGTAAAACATACAGAAGAAGAAGTTTGGAAAACTTTATATGAAGAATCAGTCAATGCTTTTGATACTTGGAAAAAAGCAAACCCGTCTGATTTGCAGCACAATCAGCCATTTTTTATGGTGGGCGAAGTGTACAATTACAACATCGGATCCGGAAGAAATTTTGATTTCGGAGATAAAACGGTGGATTACTTTGCCAATGGTTTTGATGCACTTATCAACTTTGATTTTAAATATGATGCCACAAAACCTGCGACCGAGTTTTTTCAAAAGTATGATCAGCTACTTAACGGACCCTTGAAAGGAAAATCTGTAATGAATTACGTTTCTTCTCATGATGATGGTAGTCCTTTTGACAAGTTGCGAACAAAAACATACGAATCAGCTACTAAGCTATTGCTTGCTCCCGGTATTGCTCAGATTTATTATGGTGACGAGACAGGAAGAAGGCTTGATGTTCAGGCTCAAGGTGATGCCACACTCAGATCCTATATGAACTGGGAAGACACGGGTACATCCCAAACCAAAGACCTGCTGGTACACTGGCAAAAACTCGGTACATTCAGAAGGAAGCACATTGCCATAGGAGCAGGAAAACATACTCTGATTGAAAAGGATGTTTTTTCAAGAAGCTACTCTGAGGGTAACTTTGTAGATAAAGTCATTATAGCTGTCAATCAGCTGAAAGGCAATAAATCCATACCAGTAAGTACCATCTTTAAAGATGGGCAAAAGCTTTTGGATCATTATTCAGGTTTGGCGTCAGAAGTCAAAAATGGTAGTGCTGCTGTCAATTCGGCGTTCGATATTGTCTTACTGGAGGCTATCAGATAG
- the yidD gene encoding membrane protein insertion efficiency factor YidD: MYQMIKRLFVIPVRLYQMLISPLLGQNCRYQPTCSQYMIEAIEEWGPVKGIWLGVKRILSCHPWGGHGHDPVPKKKESAPKL; encoded by the coding sequence ATGTATCAAATGATTAAAAGACTTTTTGTAATTCCGGTCAGACTTTACCAAATGCTGATCTCGCCATTACTAGGGCAGAACTGCAGATACCAGCCTACCTGCTCGCAGTACATGATCGAAGCAATAGAAGAATGGGGTCCGGTGAAAGGTATATGGTTGGGTGTCAAAAGAATATTGAGTTGCCATCCCTGGGGCGGCCACGGTCATGATCCCGTACCCAAAAAAAAAGAATCTGCACCCAAACTATAA
- a CDS encoding peptidase E, which yields MKTAHDFHLSRCEINYETTSGDVQIAAHIFLDDLENAIALTGRKGLFIATEKESKDCDEVIENYINKKLNLKVNGKFYTAEMLGKELSKDKIAVWCYLEISGVRGIKTFEIENKILTELFNDQKNIVDFTVNKKKKFFTIFDDKKVTETYLL from the coding sequence ATGAAAACTGCGCATGATTTCCACCTCAGCCGATGTGAGATCAACTATGAAACCACATCAGGAGATGTACAGATAGCAGCTCACATCTTTTTGGACGATCTGGAGAATGCAATTGCACTTACAGGCAGAAAAGGCTTGTTTATAGCTACAGAAAAGGAAAGCAAAGACTGTGATGAAGTCATTGAAAATTATATTAACAAAAAACTAAACCTAAAAGTCAATGGCAAATTTTACACCGCTGAAATGTTAGGTAAAGAGTTGTCCAAAGACAAAATCGCTGTTTGGTGCTATCTTGAGATATCCGGAGTGCGCGGCATAAAAACCTTTGAAATAGAAAATAAGATACTGACAGAGCTTTTCAACGATCAAAAAAATATCGTGGACTTCACAGTCAACAAAAAGAAAAAGTTTTTTACAATATTTGATGATAAAAAAGTCACAGAAACCTATTTGCTATGA
- the dnaK gene encoding molecular chaperone DnaK translates to MGKIIGIDLGTTNSCVAVMEGNEPVVIANEECKRTTPSIVAFLDNGERKIGDPAKRQAITNPTRTIASIKRFMGNRFSEVGKEAGRVAYKAVKGDNDTVRIDIDGRLYTPQEISAMVLQKMKKTAEDFLGQEVTDAVITVPAYFNDSQRQATKEAGEIAGLKVQRIINEPTAAALAYGLDKKHKDSTIAVFDLGGGTFDISVLELGDGVFEVKSTNGDTHLGGDDFDQVIIDWLADEFKSQENVDLRKDPMSLQRIKDAAEKAKIELSTSAETEINLPYVTAVDGVPKHLVMKLSRAKFESLADSLIKRTLKPCEDALKDAGLSKSNIDEVILVGGSTRIPAIQQAVEDFFGKKPNRSVNPDEVVALGASIQGGVLSGDVKDVLLLDVTPLSLGIETMGNVFDIVIESNSTIPTKKTKTYSTAADNQPSVEIHILQGERPMARDNRSVGRFILDGIPPAPRGVPQVEVTFDMDANGILKVSAKDKGTGKEQNIRIEASTGLSQEEIAKMKAEAAANADTDKQAKERAEKLNMADSLIFQTEKQMKEIGDKIPADKKAAIESALTELKEAHKLEDLARVDKASEAMNAAWQAASQDIYSAQQNAESNGGPQDTQQNAGTNQGAADDVTDVEFEEVSGDKK, encoded by the coding sequence ATGGGTAAAATAATTGGAATAGACTTAGGAACCACCAACTCTTGTGTTGCAGTAATGGAAGGCAACGAGCCAGTGGTAATAGCCAATGAAGAATGCAAAAGAACCACTCCTTCCATAGTAGCTTTTCTGGACAACGGAGAGCGCAAAATAGGTGACCCTGCAAAAAGACAGGCCATCACAAATCCTACAAGAACCATCGCTTCCATCAAAAGATTTATGGGCAATAGGTTTAGTGAAGTGGGCAAAGAAGCAGGCAGAGTAGCTTACAAAGCAGTCAAAGGTGACAATGATACCGTAAGAATAGACATCGATGGCAGATTGTACACTCCTCAGGAAATATCAGCCATGGTACTTCAGAAAATGAAGAAAACAGCCGAAGATTTTCTTGGTCAGGAAGTGACAGATGCGGTGATCACCGTTCCTGCATACTTCAATGACTCACAAAGACAAGCGACTAAAGAAGCGGGAGAGATTGCCGGATTGAAAGTACAGCGTATCATCAATGAGCCTACAGCAGCAGCTTTGGCTTATGGATTGGACAAAAAACATAAAGACAGCACCATCGCAGTATTTGATCTTGGTGGTGGTACCTTTGATATTTCAGTTTTGGAATTGGGTGATGGAGTTTTTGAAGTAAAATCTACAAATGGAGATACTCACCTCGGAGGAGATGACTTCGATCAGGTCATCATCGATTGGCTTGCGGATGAGTTTAAGTCACAGGAAAATGTTGACCTCAGAAAAGACCCTATGTCTCTTCAAAGGATCAAAGATGCCGCTGAAAAAGCAAAAATAGAATTGTCAACTTCTGCAGAAACTGAAATCAACCTGCCATATGTGACTGCCGTCGACGGAGTTCCAAAACACTTAGTTATGAAACTATCAAGAGCTAAGTTTGAGAGTCTTGCTGATAGCCTTATCAAGCGTACATTAAAACCATGCGAAGATGCATTGAAAGATGCCGGATTGTCTAAAAGTAATATTGATGAAGTTATCCTGGTAGGAGGATCCACGAGGATACCTGCCATCCAGCAAGCTGTAGAAGACTTTTTTGGCAAAAAACCGAACAGAAGTGTTAACCCTGATGAGGTAGTCGCTCTGGGAGCTTCTATACAAGGTGGAGTATTGAGCGGTGATGTAAAAGATGTCTTACTTCTTGACGTAACACCACTATCTCTGGGTATCGAGACTATGGGCAATGTATTTGACATCGTCATCGAATCCAATAGTACCATACCTACAAAAAAGACAAAAACTTACTCTACCGCTGCTGACAACCAACCGAGTGTGGAAATCCACATATTGCAAGGCGAGAGACCTATGGCCAGAGACAACAGAAGTGTAGGAAGATTTATCTTGGACGGTATTCCACCTGCACCTAGAGGCGTTCCGCAGGTAGAAGTGACTTTTGACATGGATGCCAATGGTATTCTCAAGGTGTCAGCAAAGGATAAAGGTACGGGTAAAGAACAAAATATCCGAATCGAAGCATCCACAGGATTGTCACAGGAAGAAATAGCTAAAATGAAAGCAGAAGCTGCTGCCAATGCTGATACAGACAAACAAGCCAAAGAAAGAGCCGAAAAACTCAATATGGCTGACAGTCTTATCTTCCAGACAGAAAAGCAGATGAAAGAAATAGGTGACAAGATACCTGCAGATAAAAAAGCAGCTATAGAAAGTGCACTTACAGAACTCAAAGAAGCGCATAAGCTAGAAGATCTCGCAAGAGTGGACAAAGCATCAGAAGCAATGAACGCTGCATGGCAGGCGGCATCTCAGGACATCTATTCTGCGCAGCAAAATGCAGAAAGCAACGGTGGTCCTCAGGATACACAGCAAAATGCAGGTACCAACCAAGGTGCGGCAGATGATGTCACAGATGTAGAGTTTGAAGAAGTAAGCGGAGATAAAAAGTAA
- a CDS encoding DUF4249 family protein produces MSKIWVLILLTLVFHIVISSCSNDFELTEPETEIPVVYGMLSPSDTAIYIRVERAFIDSKTSALTLAKDISKLYFNDISVRLQQVTTGKEFALQRVDGNSEGYKRSQGAFADAPNYLYKIRKSDITLIPGQQYKIKIIKNDGVVLSEATTTLLNPLKNEDVTSPNASALLSFQNNIDFRVRWFGDNNAVIHNVKFTFFIKEEKDGKLSDKSVVWDLVTNTEKTDITFQGRSFYDFFQGALTDKNPGIKRYFQNASISITSGGKELKDYVTIGQANLGITSSGEIPRYTNLSNGALGIFSSATTLTRNNIGLTPVTLDSLRRGQITKSLNFQ; encoded by the coding sequence ATGTCAAAGATATGGGTACTTATTTTGTTAACTTTAGTGTTTCATATAGTAATATCCTCATGCTCCAATGATTTTGAACTCACAGAACCGGAAACTGAAATTCCAGTGGTATATGGTATGCTTTCACCCTCAGATACTGCAATATATATCAGAGTAGAAAGAGCATTTATCGATAGCAAGACATCAGCATTGACCCTTGCCAAAGATATCTCAAAATTGTACTTTAATGACATATCCGTTAGACTTCAACAGGTTACCACCGGCAAAGAATTTGCTCTGCAGCGTGTAGACGGTAATAGTGAGGGATATAAAAGATCTCAGGGTGCTTTTGCGGATGCTCCCAATTATCTGTATAAGATCCGCAAATCAGATATAACTTTGATCCCGGGCCAGCAATATAAAATCAAGATCATAAAAAATGATGGTGTTGTGTTGAGTGAAGCTACGACAACCCTTCTTAATCCATTAAAAAATGAAGATGTCACATCACCAAACGCATCAGCTTTGTTGTCTTTTCAAAATAATATAGATTTTCGGGTGCGATGGTTTGGAGATAATAATGCAGTCATCCATAATGTAAAATTTACCTTTTTTATCAAAGAAGAAAAAGATGGCAAGCTTTCGGACAAGTCAGTAGTTTGGGACCTTGTCACTAATACAGAAAAAACTGACATTACATTTCAAGGAAGGTCGTTTTATGATTTTTTTCAGGGAGCTCTCACGGATAAAAATCCCGGGATCAAACGATATTTTCAAAATGCCTCCATCAGCATCACATCAGGTGGTAAAGAACTAAAAGACTATGTTACTATAGGTCAGGCCAATCTTGGTATCACATCATCAGGTGAAATACCCAGGTATACCAACCTGAGCAATGGAGCATTGGGAATTTTTTCTTCAGCAACTACACTCACCAGAAATAATATCGGACTCACTCCGGTTACCCTTGATTCACTCAGAAGGGGACAGATCACAAAAAGTCTGAATTTTCAATAA